A region of the Penaeus monodon isolate SGIC_2016 unplaced genomic scaffold, NSTDA_Pmon_1 PmonScaffold_5366, whole genome shotgun sequence genome:
AggaagataataaggaaaaacagaaatgCAAAAATGTAATTCAAATTTGTGTTGAAGAATTCCCAGTGAACGGCACCTGTGAACCTGTAAACCTTGAGGTAACTgacaataatagttttaatattagTAGTGAATTATCTTTGAGTCAGTCTAGGGAAATGTCTGTTTTGCTAAATCGTTACACAGACGTAATAAGAGATAAGCCAGGTCTTACTCAGACGATAAGACATAAGATAAAACTGACCTCTACTGTGCCTATAAATAAGAAACAGTATCCAATTCCTCTCAACTTGAAACAAGAGTTTAACAAGGAAGTTGATAAAATGTTGGAACTAGGTCATATAGAACCATCTGAATCCCCGTATTGCTCGCCTGTAGTGCTAGTGAAAAAGACCGATGGTACTTGGCGTGTTTGCATTGACTTTCGGCCAAATAATAGCTTATCCGATTTTGATGCTGAGCCCATGCCTACGACTGAAGTTGCTCTAAGTAACTTTTCTCATGACGTTTATTTTAGTGAACTTGATCTTTGCAAGGGATATTGGCAAGTCCCATTGTCCAGTGATTGCAAAATTTATACTGCATTTGCTACCCACAGAGGTTTAATGCAGTGGAAAGTAATGCCATTTGGATTGAAAACTGCGTGCGCTACATTCATAAGGTTAATGCGCAAAGTGTTAAGCGGCTTATCTAATGTAGACTGTTATTTTGACAATGTCGTGATACATAATAGTAATTGGTATAAACATTTGGGTGATGTGGAAAGAGCATGGATTGACTGCTAATCCTTCTAAATGTATTTTTGGGTATTCCAGAATCAAGTACCTTGGTGTATTATTAGGACATAATTGTATTGCACCGcttgaagaaaaggtaaaagctaTTAACTCTCTGCCattacccacaacaaaaaaacaacttagGTCCTTTCTCGGTACTACTGGATATTACAGGAAGTTTATACAAAACTATGCGAGTACTGCAGCTCCCCTTAGTGATCTGTTAAGAAAGAACAGCAGTAACAAACTTAACTGGAATCAACAACAAATTGAGAGTTTCAAGTCTCTAAAGCAGGCTCTCATGTCTAACCCAGTACTTTGTTTGCCAGATATGACTAAAGTCTTTTATCTTCGTACAGATGCCAGCAACACTGGGGTAGGAGCAGTACTCTTACAAGAAACGAACAATTGTAAGATGCCCATTGCATATGCAAGCAGGAAACTACTTGACCGTGAGGTAAACTATGCCACTTTCTAAAGGGAATGTCTGGCTATTGTATGGGCTATAGATAAATTCAGAGTTTACCTGTATGGCAAGGAGTTTATCCTACAAACAGACCAAAAGCCACTATCTTATCTCTTCAGCATGAAAAATTAAATGGTAGATTGCCTGAGGGTAAGTCGAAGGTGACGTCACGCCTAGAGTACAAGGGATAGGCCTCACTCTCATTGCACCCACCACACTCGTAAGTTGCCTCTTCCAAGAGGAAatgctttttctttgtaaatatttgaaataagtttgaaatgttttattcagttttttactttttgttgtttcagccttttttgttggttgtctattccgacctttaaataaaatagaatatttcaAGACCTCTTCTAGGGAGAAACCCTGGAACCTTGAAGCTGGAACTTGTGGATTTATTAAAGGATATTACGTTATCTGTTATTGTACATTTGTtataaaccatacatatatactttccatATATGGTgtgtaaaataaacctttttattttcatttcactttgttttacCCCAAGACATTTATTGCTACAAGTAAAACGAATCTTTAGAATCTTTTCAAAACATCTTGAGTGTATCTCCGCCTCTTCCACGAATTACTGTTTACTCGAAACagaataaacatacattatatatttcactgacattcaacaaaaataaattaaaggcaaatgaacaaaagaatatttttgtACATGGTACGTGAGGCACAGAAACTGGTGagatactgtatatgtgtgttcacatgatagaaaaaacaaacgaGGAATCTCAGCCTCCCTAAAGCCACTGCCTACCTGCATCATTGCCTGCCTTCCTGAATGGTTCCTGCAAGTGGAACAGAGTTCCTTCTATGCAATGTCACCTCTCCAATTACTAATATCGATACTGGTGACAAATCTCTCACCTGACCTCCTCTCCGTCAGCGACCTCCACAACCCCAAGTACAACACATACAAACTCCTCAAAGCAATCCTGCAGCGAGGGGCGCTTTGTGCCCCTCTTCATGACAACGTCACGGGACGGCTGTACTCCCTCGAGATACTTAGACACATCTAACGCACCCTCGCCTGTGCCAACACACACTTGCTCCCGATATCCTGCGCTCAATGTTCCTCCAGCGTCTGCCAGTGACAGTTCAAACCGTCCTACCAGTGTCCTACTCCCCATCGAACAACTAGCCTCGAAAGCTGATGAAATCCTGGCTATACAGAACACCGCCCAAGCTCAACGGTCTCCACTACCCTGTCTTTAACCCCGAAGTCCCTCGACTCCAACCGCCATTTGACGGCTTACAGCCCACGACCCTTCACTGCGTCCTAGCTTCCACCACTGCGTCCCGCACGCCCTATGCCAACCGTGATTAAGTGCCTCACCACCGTCAAAGCTACAGCTGGCGCTGATCCCCGGTagctactgtttttatcattctagATTCGGTGCGAGCCCCATTGTTCCTGGCCGGGAAACGGGCACCGCGGGAACTAATAGCGCCGATCTCTCGCGGTCCCAGATGGCGCCTACTCTATGTCCATGACAACAACTCCCACCTACAGGAGCAGAAGTCAGCCTTATCCCTGCATCTCACAAAGACAggctataagatgtggataattctatttctgttacaggatgtggataattctatttctattaccagtggaccacgtggctgttttccaagTGGATCAAATGTCCAaatagaaccacccgctcagcgagggcggaggtcacattttatatctgacctcgtttgaccgggagttcgtgctaagctaccaccgcactaaggtcagctccgccctctctccgggcagctgaccgtgacctccgcgcggcccgattataactagacatgtcttgtgtgttttatactgcgtggtatcaactctcagaaataaagagtcaagccgaataccagtatatcccaccgctgccaccagatataacgggtatagaacccaattacattggcttgcaggggtattgatactggtattcgcttgactctttatttctgagagttgataccacgcagtataaaacacacaagacatgtcctagttataatcgggccgcgcggaggtcacggtcagctgcccggagagagggcggagctgaccttagtgcggtggtagcttagggtcacctctcgcctccctccgggggagtttcgtgtgaagctaccgacgcggtagggtcagctctcgcc
Encoded here:
- the LOC119571180 gene encoding uncharacterized protein LOC119571180; the protein is MPSRLDTSRTVKLPVRFLITSFGPVPELTLKGFAVRVLNARSFQLEEAYPEAVPLRNVDTITVAEALVEIFSRVGIPKEIMSDRGSQFKSDLMSEIHRLFSVKALYTSPYHACCNGAVERLNGVLKSIIKKLCSEHPQDLDHYIPAALFAYREIPNSSLKFSPFELLYGRKVRGPLSILHDLWTNDGIDNEVKTTYQYVLDLRSRLEETAKLAASHANISSKSYKAYYDLKSRPRKLEIGDEVLVLLPTSTNKLVMHWRGPYPIIRCHENGVDYIIKMQGKDKLFHINMLKRYFRQEDNKEKQKCKNVIQICVEEFPVNGTCEPVNLEVTDNNSFNISSELSLSQSREMSVLLNRYTDVIRDKPGLTQTIRHKIKLTSTVPINKKQYPIPLNLKQEFNKEVDKMLELGHIEPSESPYCSPVVLVKKTDGTWRVCIDFRPNNSLSDFDAEPMPTTEVALSNFSHDVYFSELDLCKGYWQVPLSSDCKIYTAFATHRGLMQWKVMPFGLKTACATFIRIKYLGVLLGHNCIAPLEEKVKAINSLPLPTTKKQLRSFLGTTGYYRKFIQNYASTAAPLSDLLRKNSSNKLNWNQQQIESFKSLKQALMSNPVLCLPDMTKVFYLRTDASNTGVGAVLLQETNNCKMPIAYASRKLLDREHEKLNGRLPEATSTTPSTTHTNSSKQSCSEGRFVPLFMTTSRDGCTPSRYLDTSNAPSPVPTHTCSRYPALNVPPASASDSSNRPTSVLLPIEQLASKADEILAIQNTAQAQRSPLPCL